Proteins encoded by one window of Limnothrix sp. FACHB-406:
- the ftsZ gene encoding cell division protein FtsZ: MTLNDRLGPAQDNPTAYESAEYPRGASGAYGSAGLPLSNIGSGFKNNGDGGMQPGETAKGSEIVPGSIARIKVIGVGGGGGNAVNRMIASQISGIEFWSINTDAQALTQSAAQNRLQIGQKLTKGLGAGGNRTIGKSAAEESREEIANLVQNTELVFITAGMGGGTGTGAAPIVAEMAKEAGALTVAVVTRPFKFEGRRRMAQAEEGIAELQAQVDTTIIIPNDRLLAAIPEQTPVQEAFQFADDVLRQGVQGISDIITIPGLVNVDFADVRAVMADAGSALMGIGIGSGKSRARDAANAAISSPLLEASIEGAKGVVLNITGGRDLTLHEVNAAAEAIYEVVDPNANIIFGAVIDERLQGEICVTVIATGFSADLPPSPAAGRLSTGLPRSTPKPLPNPTGDQKGNSMLGGLDIPEFLQRRRNP; encoded by the coding sequence ATGACGCTTAATGACCGCCTGGGGCCTGCCCAAGACAACCCAACCGCCTACGAATCCGCCGAGTACCCCCGTGGAGCCAGCGGAGCCTATGGAAGTGCTGGCCTGCCCCTCAGCAATATCGGTAGCGGCTTTAAGAATAATGGAGATGGCGGGATGCAGCCCGGTGAAACTGCCAAAGGAAGCGAGATCGTGCCAGGAAGCATCGCCCGTATTAAGGTCATTGGCGTAGGTGGTGGCGGCGGCAACGCTGTGAACCGCATGATTGCCAGCCAAATTTCCGGCATCGAGTTTTGGTCCATCAACACCGATGCCCAGGCCCTGACCCAATCGGCGGCCCAAAACCGCTTGCAAATTGGTCAAAAGCTAACCAAGGGGCTGGGGGCTGGCGGCAACCGCACCATTGGCAAAAGCGCCGCTGAAGAGTCCCGGGAAGAAATTGCCAACCTGGTGCAAAACACAGAATTAGTCTTCATTACGGCCGGCATGGGCGGCGGCACTGGAACCGGGGCCGCCCCGATCGTGGCGGAAATGGCGAAAGAAGCCGGTGCGCTGACGGTGGCAGTGGTGACCCGGCCCTTTAAGTTTGAAGGGCGGCGGCGGATGGCCCAAGCCGAAGAAGGCATTGCGGAACTGCAAGCCCAGGTGGACACCACGATCATCATCCCTAACGATCGCCTGTTGGCCGCCATTCCAGAACAAACCCCCGTCCAAGAAGCCTTCCAGTTTGCCGATGACGTGTTGCGGCAAGGGGTTCAGGGAATCTCTGATATCATCACCATTCCCGGTTTGGTGAATGTGGACTTTGCCGATGTGCGGGCGGTGATGGCCGATGCCGGTTCGGCGCTGATGGGCATTGGTATTGGTTCCGGTAAATCCCGGGCCCGCGATGCGGCCAATGCGGCTATTTCCTCCCCGCTGCTCGAAGCCAGCATTGAAGGGGCCAAGGGCGTGGTCTTGAATATTACGGGTGGTCGCGATCTAACCCTCCATGAGGTGAATGCGGCCGCTGAAGCGATCTATGAAGTGGTTGACCCGAACGCCAACATCATCTTCGGTGCGGTGATTGATGAGCGACTGCAAGGGGAAATTTGCGTCACGGTCATTGCAACGGGCTTTTCGGCAGATTTGCCCCCCAGTCCGGCGGCGGGCCGCTTGAGCACTGGTTTACCGCGATCGACCCCCAAGCCCCTCCCAAACCCCACAGGTGACCAAAAGGGCAACAGCATGTTGGGTGGGCTAGATATTCCCGAGTTCCTGCAACGGCGGCGGAATCCCTAG
- a CDS encoding AAA family ATPase, with protein sequence MTTATRVSEQSIPNIPGYTITEQLYRGSRTAVYRAVQDGDQRSVVLKILLSDYPTFGELVQFRNQYAIAKNLNLPGIIHPLTLQPFGNGYVMVMEDWGGVSLNQYLQQHQLNWVEVLKIALQLTTILHDLHQQRVIHKDIKPANILIDSASKEVKLIDFSIASLLPKETQEIQNPNILEGTLAYLAPEQTGRMNRGIDYRADYYALGVTLYQLLTGQLPFESGDPLELLHCHIAKATQPVDQVNPSVPEMVGAIVAKLMAKNAEDRYQSALGLQHDLQQCLNQWEATGTIASFELGQRDLSDRFLIPEKLYGRESEVQILLKSFERVSQGASELMLVAGFSGIGKTAVVNEVHKPITQQKGYFIKGKFDQFNRNIPLSAFVQALRDLMGQLLSESDSQLAEWKAQILKAVGENGQVLIEVIPELEEVIGQQPIAPELSGTAAQNRFNLLFQKFIQVFTTANHPLVIFLDDLQWSDSASLQLLKVLMESSGYLLMLGAYRDNEVSPVHPLILTIGELEKANLTVNTITLLPLSLEYTNCLVADTLRCSQELSQPLTQLVDRKTQGNPFFTTQFLKALHEDGYIVFDRDQGYWQCDIAQVNALALTDDVVEFMALQLQKLPTATQEVLKLAACIGAQFDLQTLAIVAEQSQTEAATCLWRALQEGLIIPITQVYKFFQSEEIEQIEAQNHANPAYRFLHDRVQQAAYSLIPQVRKQATHLKVGQLLLNSTPQEKLEVAVFDIVNHLNIGIDTDPYSVSVIQLAELALLAGMKAKISVAYQASIEYFNIGLQRLSQEIWDSHYHLMLNLYREKAECSYLVGEFSTSETLLNYILEWITDPLDTAQIYSILMTQRMTLGTNMLSSVEAGIKGLAVLEMVLPTDENELKSLVEVERQQVQTNISQVSVQGLLNLPEMTEPVQQSCMKLLAILYSASYLAGNQLLNLLTTLRMVNLSLRYGRAESSSFAYCCYGMMLAFEGNYQSAYEFGKVALDIDRMFKNTQFMAKNNNHFAHIINPFSRPLAENIPLYKQSAELCAESGDLVFGAWAIIFLIWSHLLKGTPLLSVQEEIQKYFGYVEKTNDQNMLGVFQLQRQFVRELIDDIIEDKTLTAPGYFEHPFFQLWQQSHFNVAISWYGFLVLQRAYFKGDYAQVLAISETLQDTLPANMGFFPIIVYHTYYPLSLAAIYVDVNEETQLAYYQQIQEHQKLLEKWAEACPNNFLHKYYLVTAELVRLSGDRSSAVDLYDRAILLAQKNEFIQEEALANELTAKFYLDWGKEKIAESYMQEAYYHYAHWGAKAKVNDLEERYPQLLQPILQAANQRLTVLETLSSLSAPTYSIHSTPHTYSTNNINQTLDLAALLQISQTFASTIALDELLKKLTQAMLENSGADGCALMLCEDDRWQVRVMANAKQVALQAVPLEDNSTVPTKLIHYVKNTSMTVVVDNLKTELPVIGDYLVQHQPKSVLCLPIFNQGNLSAILYLENRSTSGVFTSDRIAVLNFLCTQAAVSLENARLYQQSQEYSQQLEQSLYELDNTQSRFHNLVDNVPGVVYQFLMKTDGSVSMPYISNACYDLYEVTAEQAIADVRILMNMTHPEDVELYRQTIADSAQALTPWRWEGRIITPSGKVKWIHGESRIKKLADETLVWDGLLLDISEQKAASQEREAAEASLRDFQERLTFLIQQTPVGIIEWNDQFKVASWNPSAERIFGYLAEEMLDHHATQIVPESDRPLVAEVMTALLEQRGGFHSLNQNIRKDGTIITCEWINTPLVDNEGKAIGIFSMIQDVSDRILAEAVIQQKSEDLERTLQELKNAQLQMVQSEKMASLGNLVAGVAHEINNPIGFLNGSINNGKEHVQDLLEHLALYQQHYPSPTSPIQDHAEDIDLEYVCEDLPQLLNSMQGATDRIKSISTSLRTFSRADTEYKVSANLHEGIDSTLLILKYRLKANANRPAIEVITNYGEIPSIDCFPGQLNQVFMNILANAIDMFDELAQGRSFKELEAHPQQITISTTLVDDQVQITIRDNGKGMNAEVQSRIFDHLFTTKSVGKGTGLGLAIAQQIVVDKHSGSLTVESEPGQGAEFRIQLPVKS encoded by the coding sequence ATGACCACTGCCACTCGAGTATCCGAACAGTCAATACCCAATATTCCGGGCTACACAATCACCGAGCAGCTCTACAGAGGATCGCGAACGGCTGTCTATCGAGCTGTCCAGGATGGTGATCAGCGATCGGTGGTGCTGAAAATTTTGCTGTCGGACTATCCTACCTTTGGCGAACTGGTGCAATTTCGGAATCAATACGCGATCGCCAAAAACCTCAATTTACCTGGCATCATTCACCCCCTGACTCTTCAGCCCTTCGGTAATGGCTATGTGATGGTGATGGAAGATTGGGGAGGGGTATCCCTTAATCAATACCTACAGCAGCACCAGCTTAATTGGGTCGAAGTGCTCAAGATTGCCCTGCAACTGACCACCATTCTGCACGATTTGCATCAGCAACGCGTTATTCATAAAGATATTAAACCCGCCAATATTCTGATTGATTCCGCATCGAAAGAAGTAAAGTTAATTGACTTTAGTATTGCTTCTTTGTTGCCCAAGGAAACTCAAGAAATTCAAAATCCCAACATTCTAGAGGGAACTTTAGCCTACCTGGCTCCCGAACAAACTGGGCGCATGAATCGTGGCATTGACTATCGAGCGGATTACTACGCCTTGGGCGTGACGCTCTATCAACTATTGACAGGTCAATTGCCTTTTGAGTCTGGCGATCCCTTGGAGTTGTTGCATTGCCATATCGCTAAAGCAACACAGCCCGTGGATCAGGTAAACCCGTCAGTGCCTGAGATGGTGGGGGCGATCGTGGCAAAACTGATGGCTAAAAACGCTGAGGATCGATATCAAAGTGCTTTGGGTTTACAACATGATTTGCAGCAATGTTTAAACCAATGGGAAGCAACAGGAACCATTGCATCATTTGAACTGGGACAACGGGATTTGAGCGATCGATTCTTAATCCCTGAAAAGCTCTATGGTCGTGAGAGTGAAGTACAAATTTTGCTCAAGTCTTTTGAGCGAGTTTCCCAAGGTGCATCAGAACTGATGCTGGTGGCGGGATTTTCGGGAATTGGGAAAACTGCCGTCGTCAATGAAGTTCATAAACCCATCACTCAGCAAAAAGGGTACTTCATCAAAGGAAAGTTTGATCAATTTAATCGCAACATTCCCCTGTCAGCATTCGTGCAAGCTTTGCGGGATCTGATGGGGCAACTGCTCTCAGAGTCTGACAGTCAATTAGCCGAATGGAAAGCTCAAATCCTCAAAGCTGTTGGTGAAAATGGCCAGGTCTTGATTGAGGTGATTCCGGAGCTAGAGGAGGTCATTGGTCAGCAGCCCATAGCTCCGGAACTGTCAGGAACCGCAGCCCAGAATCGATTTAATTTACTGTTTCAGAAATTTATTCAAGTTTTCACGACTGCCAATCATCCCTTAGTGATCTTCCTGGATGACTTGCAGTGGTCTGATTCCGCTTCGTTGCAATTGCTGAAAGTGCTCATGGAAAGCAGTGGCTATCTGCTGATGTTGGGTGCTTATCGAGATAATGAAGTTTCGCCGGTTCATCCCCTGATCCTGACGATCGGGGAATTGGAAAAAGCGAACTTAACCGTTAATACAATCACTTTGTTGCCACTGAGCCTAGAGTATACCAATTGCTTGGTGGCGGATACATTGAGATGCAGCCAAGAGCTATCACAGCCACTGACTCAACTGGTCGATCGTAAAACCCAAGGAAATCCTTTCTTTACGACCCAATTTCTGAAAGCGCTTCACGAAGATGGGTACATCGTCTTTGACCGTGATCAAGGCTATTGGCAATGTGATATTGCCCAGGTCAATGCACTGGCGCTGACGGATGATGTGGTGGAGTTTATGGCGTTGCAGTTGCAGAAACTGCCGACAGCGACGCAAGAGGTTTTGAAATTAGCGGCTTGTATTGGCGCACAGTTTGATTTGCAGACCCTGGCGATCGTGGCAGAGCAATCCCAAACGGAAGCAGCCACTTGCTTGTGGAGAGCATTGCAGGAAGGACTAATCATTCCGATCACTCAGGTTTACAAGTTTTTTCAGTCTGAAGAAATTGAGCAGATTGAAGCTCAAAATCATGCCAATCCAGCCTATCGATTCCTGCACGATCGAGTGCAGCAAGCGGCTTATTCTTTGATTCCGCAGGTACGAAAGCAAGCCACTCATCTTAAAGTTGGACAGCTCCTGCTGAATAGTACGCCACAAGAAAAATTAGAAGTCGCAGTTTTTGATATTGTCAATCATTTGAACATAGGAATTGACACTGATCCATACTCTGTATCGGTGATTCAGTTAGCAGAATTAGCACTTTTAGCGGGCATGAAAGCCAAGATTTCGGTCGCTTATCAAGCTTCCATTGAATACTTTAATATTGGACTTCAGCGATTATCTCAAGAAATCTGGGACTCCCACTATCATCTCATGCTAAATCTCTATCGAGAAAAAGCAGAATGTAGCTACCTTGTTGGTGAATTTAGTACTTCAGAAACGTTACTAAACTACATTTTAGAGTGGATTACAGATCCTCTAGATACAGCTCAAATTTATAGCATTCTTATGACGCAGCGAATGACCTTGGGAACAAATATGCTATCTAGCGTTGAAGCAGGGATTAAAGGTTTAGCTGTCTTAGAAATGGTATTGCCAACTGATGAAAATGAATTGAAATCTTTAGTAGAGGTAGAGCGGCAACAAGTTCAAACTAATATTTCTCAAGTGTCAGTTCAAGGTCTGCTAAATTTACCTGAAATGACCGAACCAGTTCAGCAGAGTTGCATGAAGCTTCTAGCAATTCTGTATTCAGCTTCTTATTTGGCAGGTAATCAACTGCTGAATTTGCTAACAACTTTGCGCATGGTGAACCTATCCCTCAGGTATGGACGAGCAGAAAGTTCTAGCTTTGCTTATTGCTGTTACGGCATGATGTTGGCATTTGAAGGAAATTATCAAAGCGCTTATGAATTTGGCAAGGTCGCTTTAGATATTGACCGCATGTTTAAAAATACTCAATTTATGGCCAAAAACAATAATCATTTTGCTCATATTATCAACCCTTTTTCGCGACCTTTAGCAGAGAATATACCACTCTATAAGCAATCGGCTGAGCTGTGTGCAGAATCGGGCGATTTAGTTTTTGGGGCATGGGCAATTATTTTCTTGATTTGGTCTCATCTTTTGAAAGGAACTCCTCTGCTTTCTGTACAAGAAGAAATTCAAAAATATTTCGGCTATGTTGAAAAAACAAATGATCAAAATATGCTGGGTGTTTTTCAACTTCAAAGACAGTTTGTACGAGAACTAATAGACGATATAATTGAGGACAAGACCCTAACAGCACCTGGCTACTTTGAGCATCCATTTTTTCAGTTATGGCAACAAAGTCACTTTAACGTTGCTATTAGTTGGTATGGTTTTTTGGTTTTACAGCGGGCTTACTTTAAAGGTGATTATGCTCAAGTTTTAGCAATATCAGAAACTTTGCAAGATACATTGCCTGCAAACATGGGATTTTTTCCCATCATCGTCTACCATACTTATTATCCCTTGAGTTTGGCAGCCATTTATGTTGATGTGAACGAAGAAACTCAATTAGCTTACTATCAACAAATTCAAGAACATCAGAAATTATTAGAAAAATGGGCTGAGGCTTGTCCTAATAACTTTTTGCACAAATACTATTTAGTTACGGCAGAGCTTGTTCGCTTGAGTGGAGACCGCAGTTCAGCAGTTGATCTATATGATCGCGCCATCCTACTGGCTCAAAAAAACGAGTTCATTCAAGAAGAGGCTCTCGCCAATGAACTTACTGCTAAGTTTTACCTTGATTGGGGAAAGGAGAAGATTGCTGAAAGTTATATGCAAGAAGCTTACTATCACTATGCTCACTGGGGAGCCAAAGCTAAAGTAAATGACTTAGAGGAACGCTACCCCCAGTTGTTGCAGCCCATTTTGCAAGCTGCAAATCAACGCCTGACTGTTTTAGAAACACTATCGAGTCTTAGTGCTCCTACTTATTCAATTCATTCTACGCCTCACACCTATTCTACCAACAATATCAATCAGACTCTAGATTTAGCTGCATTGCTACAAATTTCCCAGACTTTCGCCAGCACGATCGCTCTGGATGAACTGCTCAAAAAGCTGACCCAAGCCATGCTTGAAAACTCTGGAGCAGATGGATGTGCCTTAATGCTCTGCGAGGACGATCGATGGCAAGTTCGGGTGATGGCAAATGCAAAACAAGTAGCACTGCAAGCTGTGCCGCTAGAAGATAACTCTACGGTTCCTACCAAACTGATTCATTACGTAAAAAATACTTCAATGACAGTGGTGGTTGATAATCTCAAGACTGAGCTTCCCGTAATTGGCGATTACCTCGTTCAACATCAACCTAAGAGCGTATTGTGCTTGCCGATTTTTAATCAAGGAAATTTAAGCGCTATTTTGTATTTGGAAAATCGATCAACCAGCGGTGTATTCACGAGCGATCGCATTGCAGTGCTCAATTTTCTTTGTACTCAAGCGGCAGTTTCTCTGGAAAATGCGCGACTCTATCAACAATCTCAAGAATATAGTCAGCAGCTAGAGCAGTCTCTCTATGAGTTGGACAATACCCAATCCCGTTTTCATAATCTAGTGGATAACGTTCCGGGGGTGGTGTATCAGTTCCTCATGAAAACTGATGGCTCAGTATCAATGCCCTATATCAGCAACGCTTGTTATGACCTGTACGAAGTTACGGCCGAACAAGCGATCGCCGACGTACGCATTCTCATGAATATGACACATCCAGAGGACGTTGAACTGTATCGTCAAACGATTGCTGATTCAGCTCAAGCCTTGACACCTTGGCGGTGGGAGGGAAGAATTATTACCCCATCTGGGAAAGTTAAGTGGATTCATGGAGAATCACGCATTAAAAAACTGGCAGATGAAACGTTGGTTTGGGATGGACTTTTGTTGGACATCAGTGAGCAAAAAGCTGCATCACAGGAGCGCGAAGCGGCAGAGGCTTCGTTGAGGGATTTTCAAGAGAGGCTGACATTTCTGATTCAGCAAACACCTGTTGGCATTATCGAATGGAATGACCAATTTAAGGTGGCGAGCTGGAATCCATCCGCTGAAAGAATATTTGGTTATCTTGCAGAAGAAATGCTGGATCATCACGCAACTCAGATTGTTCCAGAATCGGATAGACCCCTTGTAGCTGAAGTTATGACAGCATTGCTGGAACAAAGGGGGGGATTCCATAGTTTAAATCAGAATATTCGGAAGGATGGAACGATCATCACTTGTGAATGGATCAATACGCCTCTGGTAGATAATGAAGGAAAGGCTATTGGCATCTTTTCAATGATTCAAGATGTTAGCGATCGAATTTTGGCTGAAGCTGTAATTCAGCAAAAGTCGGAAGATCTAGAACGTACATTGCAGGAACTAAAAAATGCTCAGTTGCAAATGGTGCAGAGCGAGAAGATGGCTTCTTTGGGGAACCTAGTGGCGGGTGTTGCTCACGAGATTAATAACCCGATCGGCTTCCTGAATGGCAGCATCAATAATGGCAAAGAGCATGTGCAGGACTTGCTGGAACATCTAGCCCTATATCAGCAGCATTATCCCAGTCCCACTTCTCCAATTCAAGATCACGCTGAAGATATCGATTTGGAATATGTTTGCGAAGATTTGCCTCAGCTCCTGAATTCAATGCAAGGGGCAACCGATCGCATCAAATCGATTAGTACCAGTTTGCGGACTTTCTCCCGTGCGGATACGGAGTATAAAGTCAGCGCTAATCTGCATGAAGGGATTGATAGCACGCTGCTGATTCTGAAATATCGGCTCAAGGCAAATGCTAATCGGCCGGCGATCGAGGTGATTACCAACTATGGCGAAATACCATCGATCGATTGCTTCCCAGGACAGCTCAACCAGGTGTTTATGAATATTCTGGCTAATGCGATCGATATGTTTGATGAGTTGGCCCAGGGTCGATCGTTCAAGGAATTAGAGGCACATCCTCAACAGATCACCATCAGCACGACTCTGGTTGATGATCAGGTACAAATTACGATTCGGGATAATGGCAAGGGGATGAATGCAGAAGTGCAATCCAGGATCTTTGACCACTTGTTCACCACAAAATCCGTAGGTAAAGGTACAGGGTTGGGTCTCGCAATTGCCCAACAAATTGTAGTGGATAAACACAGCGGCAGTCTGACCGTTGAGTCGGAACCGGGACAAGGCGCTGAATTCCGGATTCAATTGCCAGTTAAGTCATAG
- a CDS encoding cell division protein FtsQ/DivIB: protein MSRRHLDLRRSHLRRRRHWKIARRSWRLVAVGLVAIATASLVTSAPWVIRGPEQVDVLGNRMLSDDHVRSLLGISYPQSLWKLQPQVIAASLRARGPVAHAEVTRQLLPPKLVVQVTELFPVAVIESTVPVQRAGGNPRAQIGLMDSQGTWIELERYQAMRPVPQLPVLKAIGDYGTIQREWAFIYRWLSLSPVAVQVVDWRNPRSIRLQTELGPVELGTYGRDRWAQQMALLARMRSLPQQLDPRQIDHIDFRDLERPAIQMRSTTLDKGAQQQLKPP, encoded by the coding sequence TTGTCTCGTCGCCACTTGGATCTGCGGCGATCGCACCTTCGCCGTCGTCGCCACTGGAAAATTGCGCGGCGAAGTTGGCGCTTGGTGGCGGTGGGGTTGGTGGCGATCGCGACGGCCAGCTTGGTTACGTCTGCCCCTTGGGTGATTCGGGGGCCCGAACAGGTGGACGTGCTGGGCAATCGGATGCTGAGCGATGATCACGTGCGATCGCTCCTGGGCATCAGCTATCCCCAATCTTTGTGGAAACTCCAGCCCCAAGTGATTGCCGCCAGCCTGCGAGCCAGGGGCCCTGTGGCCCATGCGGAAGTCACTCGCCAACTGTTGCCGCCCAAGTTGGTGGTGCAGGTCACGGAGCTGTTTCCGGTGGCTGTGATTGAGTCCACGGTTCCGGTGCAACGGGCTGGCGGCAACCCACGCGCCCAAATCGGTCTGATGGACAGCCAGGGCACTTGGATTGAGCTAGAGCGCTACCAAGCTATGCGCCCTGTTCCCCAATTGCCCGTGCTCAAGGCAATCGGGGACTATGGCACGATTCAACGGGAATGGGCTTTTATCTACCGTTGGTTGAGTTTGTCGCCTGTAGCCGTGCAGGTGGTGGATTGGCGCAACCCCCGATCGATCCGTTTGCAAACGGAATTGGGGCCCGTGGAATTGGGAACCTATGGGCGCGATCGCTGGGCCCAGCAAATGGCCCTCCTGGCGCGGATGCGATCGCTCCCGCAACAACTTGATCCCAGGCAAATTGATCACATTGATTTTCGGGATTTGGAGCGACCCGCCATCCAAATGCGATCCACCACTCTGGACAAGGGAGCACAACAACAGCTAAAACCACCCTAG
- the thiD gene encoding bifunctional hydroxymethylpyrimidine kinase/phosphomethylpyrimidine kinase, translating to MSQGLQPPIALTIAGSDSGGGAGIQADLKTFAMHCVHGACALTCVTAQNTLGVTRVDPLAPAAVVAQVDAVAIDLGIAAAKTGMLLNRDIIAAVVDRLTADPLPALVVDPVMVSRTGAQLIDDDAVALMRDRLLPLATVATPNCYEAQLLAGRAIESLADLIAAAKTIWQLGPQAVVVKGGGLPGDLRGVDVWFAGDEPVVLRTETVDTPHTHGTGCSLSAAIAANLALGQAPLAATQAAKTYVTQALRHALAIGQGQGPIGHFFPLLNGWLNG from the coding sequence ATGAGCCAGGGATTGCAGCCCCCGATCGCCTTGACCATTGCCGGTTCCGATAGCGGCGGTGGCGCGGGAATTCAAGCCGATTTAAAAACCTTCGCCATGCACTGTGTTCACGGTGCTTGTGCTTTAACCTGCGTGACGGCCCAAAACACCTTGGGGGTCACCAGGGTTGACCCGTTGGCTCCGGCTGCGGTGGTGGCCCAAGTTGATGCGGTGGCGATCGATTTAGGCATCGCAGCGGCCAAAACGGGCATGTTGCTGAATCGAGACATTATTGCGGCCGTGGTCGATCGGCTCACGGCCGACCCGTTACCGGCCTTGGTTGTGGATCCGGTGATGGTGTCCCGCACGGGGGCGCAGTTGATTGATGATGACGCGGTGGCACTGATGCGCGATCGGCTGTTGCCCTTGGCGACGGTGGCCACGCCCAATTGCTATGAGGCGCAATTATTGGCCGGACGGGCGATCGAGTCCTTGGCGGATTTGATCGCGGCGGCGAAAACCATTTGGCAGTTGGGGCCCCAGGCGGTGGTGGTGAAGGGGGGTGGTTTGCCGGGAGATTTACGGGGCGTGGATGTGTGGTTTGCGGGCGATGAACCGGTGGTGTTGCGAACGGAAACCGTGGACACCCCCCACACCCACGGCACGGGCTGTAGTTTGTCTGCGGCGATCGCGGCGAACTTGGCCTTGGGACAAGCCCCCTTGGCGGCAACCCAGGCAGCCAAAACCTACGTCACGCAAGCATTGCGCCATGCTCTGGCGATCGGGCAAGGCCAGGGGCCGATCGGGCACTTTTTCCCATTGTTAAACGGTTGGTTGAACGGTTAA
- a CDS encoding P-loop NTPase fold protein has product MAIDDISRFFKACNPSYTLDLAKPEDRKYYIDFSNVRGGNIIGELKRTIVRISPDVPTCQLFTGHIGCGKSTELLRLKAELEQENFHVVYFESTQDLDMADVDISDILLAITRQVSENLDAVGIKLKPSYFANLFQEVSDFLQTPIELGAQAEVSLGIAKITAKTQDNPKLRSQLRQYLEPRTEGILRAINEEIIQRATQELLRRGKKGLVVIVDNLDRVDSRTLPSIGRRQPEYLFIDRGAQLRRINCHLVYTVPLSLMFADEYEAMKNRLGGGLAPKVLSMIPVRTRNGEPFEPGMEALRSAVLARAFPNLSPTEALSHVSEVFEDLETLNRLCRVSGGHPRSLLGLLYRCLQQEDPPFARANLERAIRDSRDDLTLSIDDIERERLFQVVREQSVRGEDSYQMLLRTQIVYEYRDAQGRWFGINPSLEETDWFQAWQQQNR; this is encoded by the coding sequence ATGGCAATTGACGATATATCCCGCTTCTTTAAGGCCTGTAATCCTTCCTATACGCTCGATCTCGCCAAGCCGGAAGATCGAAAATACTATATTGATTTCTCGAATGTGCGCGGTGGCAATATCATCGGTGAGTTGAAGCGGACGATCGTCCGAATTTCTCCCGATGTGCCCACTTGTCAGCTTTTTACGGGACACATTGGCTGTGGAAAATCCACGGAACTCTTGCGGTTGAAAGCTGAACTGGAGCAAGAGAATTTCCATGTGGTCTATTTCGAGTCTACCCAAGACTTAGACATGGCCGATGTGGATATTAGTGATATTTTGTTGGCCATTACTCGCCAGGTCAGCGAAAACTTAGATGCCGTCGGCATTAAGTTGAAACCCAGCTATTTTGCCAATTTGTTCCAAGAGGTTTCAGATTTTCTGCAAACCCCGATCGAACTGGGTGCTCAGGCGGAGGTTTCCCTAGGAATTGCCAAAATTACCGCCAAAACCCAGGACAATCCCAAACTGCGCAGCCAATTGCGGCAATACCTGGAACCGCGAACGGAGGGAATTCTGCGGGCCATTAACGAGGAAATTATTCAGCGGGCCACCCAAGAATTGCTGCGGCGCGGCAAGAAGGGATTGGTGGTGATTGTGGATAACCTCGATCGGGTGGATAGCCGCACCTTACCCTCGATCGGGCGGCGGCAACCGGAATATTTATTTATTGATCGCGGTGCTCAGCTCCGGCGAATTAATTGCCATTTGGTCTACACCGTTCCCCTTTCGTTAATGTTTGCTGACGAATACGAAGCGATGAAAAACCGCTTAGGCGGCGGTTTGGCTCCCAAAGTATTGTCAATGATTCCGGTGCGGACTCGGAATGGGGAACCCTTTGAACCAGGCATGGAAGCCTTGCGATCGGCTGTTTTGGCGAGGGCTTTCCCAAACCTTTCTCCCACCGAAGCACTCAGCCATGTCAGCGAAGTTTTTGAAGACTTGGAAACCCTAAATCGTCTTTGTCGGGTCAGTGGTGGTCACCCCCGAAGCCTGTTAGGATTACTCTATCGCTGCCTACAGCAGGAAGACCCTCCCTTTGCTCGGGCGAACTTGGAGCGCGCCATTCGCGACAGTCGGGACGATCTCACCCTGTCGATCGATGACATTGAGCGAGAGCGCCTTTTCCAGGTTGTCCGCGAACAAAGTGTGCGTGGCGAGGACAGCTACCAAATGCTGCTGCGGACTCAAATTGTTTACGAGTACCGCGATGCCCAGGGACGGTGGTTTGGCATCAACCCTTCCCTCGAAGAAACCGATTGGTTTCAAGCTTGGCAGCAACAAAACCGCTAA